Below is a genomic region from Bifidobacterium crudilactis.
GTTGTTATCTTACCGACCTCAGCGCCCGTTGCGTCTCGGGTCACCGAGAAGACGGCACCGGCCAGGGGGCTGTTCCCTTCATCTGTCTTGTGTATCCGTATGGTAAAGACACTGCCCTCGCCTTGACCACCAGAAACGGTATATCTAACGTTCGTGGTGGTGTCTTTGATGACGGTCTCATGCGACAGCAGCTCTGCCTTATTGGCGAATACCTCACCATCTATAGGCGTATACGAAAGCTTGACGGAATAGGAGATTTTGAAACCATCCGAAGCGGCATAGTCACCGAGCTTGACATTCATTCCCTTGCCGTCAGCATCTATTGTGCTGGCGTACGAAGATGTCACATCGGTGACATCCGAAAATCCCCAGCCGGACGTGTTGTCATTCCAAACCCACCGGCCTTTGGTCACCTGAATCGAACCTGGGACGATGGTGCCGCCATCGAACTGCAACCTGTCGCTTACAGATGCATCCGTCCGTGCCGTGCCATCCCTGTTCACGTAAATCGAATAGGTCAATGTGCCATCATTATTGAACCATCCGGACTTCCCGATAGGCGCATAATTGGGCTTATCGGGACCCGTATAGTTCACATCACCCGCATGAACGACCTTGCCGTCGATGGTGAGATTTATCGGCACGCTCGTGGCTTCCTTTACCACAGTGGAGTCAACGCGCGTGTAGAAGAAGAACGATCCCTTGACATCGGAATGCGTATCAACGTACGGAGCATAGGTGATAATCAAGGTCTTCGTAGACGCATCGACCGTCACCGATGCCACCACACTCCCATCTGATGACTTCAAATCAAATGATGAGGTCGCCTCCAGGGTCAGCTGATCAGGAAGCTTTATAGTCGTCGTATCCCCGGATTTGACATCTTTCCCGGAAAGATCGAAATCTCCGTTGATGCGAAAATCATCCCATCTACCCACATTTGGGGAAGAATTACCATTTGTGCCTGTGACCGAAAAATTATTCAGCACCCCGGTAATTTCGGCCGCATCAGCCACAGCACCTGATAGCGTCATTGCAAGCAGGCACAAGAAACTTGTCACCACGAGAAAGATCCTGCGGAACAGAGATCCTTTCGCATTTACATCTGATTCAGAGTCCCCACTCCGAAAAAACGGAGAAAGTCCTTTTGCTCGGGCTCCCACGTCTGAATTCAATCGAATCATATTATCCCCATCCCCTAGAAAAACCCAACAGAACAAGCTTATCATGGGCGTAAATTCCAAAACCGGGCCCCGGAGAAGCCCTTTCGCCCGCGATTACATCATTTTGGATCCGCTCGGTTTACGGCAAACCACACCGGAATATTCTGAGGACTGCATGTTGGTTCTCAACTTCTGCAACAGAAGATTGTCTATCTACGAGGACAAAAGCATTACCATGTCAGCACTTAAGGAGAGTGTGATGAAGATTCTTATATCAACTATTTTCCAGGACGCCGGTGAAGCCACTAGGGCATTGCGCATGGCCGGCATCATTCGCCGGTACGCCCCGGTCGACAAGCCGGTCGACATCGCGTTCGTATCACGGGGAGGCGGATTCAACCAGCTTGCCGAGGACTCCGGGTTCAGGATAATATCCGCAAAACCACATATCACGCATGCAAATTTCCATGATGAGTTTCATACGGCATTCGGTGATCTGATAGGTGACCTGCAGGTCGCCAAAGCATTGCTGCAAGGCGAGATCGAGGTGTACAAGCGTGAATCACCCGATGTCATTGTCAACGGTTTCTTTCCCGTCTCGACGATTGCCAGACGCATGGCATGCAGCAGCGCAATCGGCATCTCTTTCCTGCCGCTACCCCTGGTGAGAAGGTTCACCCAAGAGGTCACCCGATTCCCCGAGGAATCGGCTCTCTCACGACTGCCCGAGAGCCTTCAGAGAGCCATCATGCGATGTATTCCGACTAAAGCGAAGTGCGCCAATCCTGCTTTGAGACATCGGACACTTGCCCGCGCGGCGTATGAAATGGGATGTTCGGAAAAGCTCGACAACATTTTCGATATGCTCTCCTCTCGATGCTATCTCATCAACGATTATTCGATTTTCTATGATGCGGACAGCTACGGCGAGAACGTCGTATTCACAGGTCCTTTGATTCCACAGACCACAGAGAGCTCGATCTCCGATCCCGGCGTGCTGAAGGCACTCTCACTGAGCAATCACAGGAAAAAAGTCTTCTGCTCATTGGGAAGTGTGGGGAGTAAGGAGTTGTTGCAGGAAATCGTAGCCATGCTCAATTCTCCGCAAGGTCTCGATCTCGGTGGTGTTATTAGAGTGCCCAAGGAAACCTGTGATCTTGCCGAAGCTAAACGGATGCTCCACAACCGCCACATGTATATGACCGATAGCTTCCTGCCTGCTCGGCATCTCTGCCGACAAGTCGATGCGGTCATCTGTCATGGAGGGCAAGGCACATTACAGACTGCCATACAAGGTGGCGCTCCTGTAATCGGCGTAGCCATGCAACCTGAGCAGGAAATAAACCTACAGCATCTCGCAGATTTCGGTGCCGCAATCAAGATCAGCAGAAGACACTGGAACGCGGTGAACATTGGCACGGCGGTTGACAGAGTGCTTTCTGAGCCAGGATTCCGCATTCAATCGCGCAAACTGGAACTCATCGCCGAGAACACCGATACGGAAAAAATCATCGGCACACGGTTCTGGAAGGTCGCAGGAGATCCGAAGCGGGTACGACAGAACCTTCCTGCGGTAGATCTCTGATATGGCACGAGATTACCCGAAGTCTTGCCTCGGCCCGTCTCATCGCCCCACTCCGATGTGCCGTTTGGCCGCCTCATTTTCAGTGCCGCAGTTGCATCCGAAACATTCGCATGTCGCTATACAAACCGCACCCGTCACATGGCGCCCCCGAGGCTCCCAAGCAAAATACCCGCCCTGCGCTTGCCTGCGTAATGGGGTATCGATCAGCCGGCTACTTGAGCCGTTGTTCCGCCTCGGCCCTAGCCTCTTCAACGATTTTTCTGACATCTGATCGCTTGAATATCCATCCTATGGCGATGCCGATCACCAGGCTCACAAGGATAAGGACCAATGCCGGCATCCTTACAGAAAAGATAAGGAAATTGACCTCAACCGAATGCCAGTTGAAAAAGGCGAACAGCACAACTATCACAAGAACGGCAATCGCACATATCTGCTTTAACGAAATATTCTTCATCTTCACTCCTTACAACAATCCTGTCGTCAGTAACCAATCATCAGCTTGGACCAGAACTTGGGTGCCGCTGCATGCACCTCATCCCGATATCTTCTAGCGTAG
It encodes:
- a CDS encoding Cna B-type domain-containing protein yields the protein MGRWDDFRINGDFDLSGKDVKSGDTTTIKLPDQLTLEATSSFDLKSSDGSVVASVTVDASTKTLIITYAPYVDTHSDVKGSFFFYTRVDSTVVKEATSVPINLTIDGKVVHAGDVNYTGPDKPNYAPIGKSGWFNNDGTLTYSIYVNRDGTARTDASVSDRLQFDGGTIVPGSIQVTKGRWVWNDNTSGWGFSDVTDVTSSYASTIDADGKGMNVKLGDYAASDGFKISYSVKLSYTPIDGEVFANKAELLSHETVIKDTTTNVRYTVSGGQGEGSVFTIRIHKTDEGNSPLAGAVFSVTRDATGAEVGKITTDANGNGELHGVLKTSYTLIETVAPDGYQLDATPIKVVAGDFTSDHAVTKTVVNKRIPEVVGVAGVKSWNDDGNRDGLRPDHVVVNVLANGVKVESKRVSAADGWRYAFENLPKFDGGKLIQYTVSEDAVDGYTATVEGFDITNTHTPGKVVVPGNNPPAKSNGGTLAKTGAQVYAAIGAMLALAVAGAGILLSSRKRSKR
- a CDS encoding glycosyltransferase, with product MRKSSHLPTFGEELPFVPVTEKLFSTPVISAASATAPDSVIASRHKKLVTTRKILRNRDPFAFTSDSESPLRKNGESPFARAPTSEFNRIILSPSPRKTQQNKLIMGVNSKTGPRRSPFARDYIILDPLGLRQTTPEYSEDCMLVLNFCNRRLSIYEDKSITMSALKESVMKILISTIFQDAGEATRALRMAGIIRRYAPVDKPVDIAFVSRGGGFNQLAEDSGFRIISAKPHITHANFHDEFHTAFGDLIGDLQVAKALLQGEIEVYKRESPDVIVNGFFPVSTIARRMACSSAIGISFLPLPLVRRFTQEVTRFPEESALSRLPESLQRAIMRCIPTKAKCANPALRHRTLARAAYEMGCSEKLDNIFDMLSSRCYLINDYSIFYDADSYGENVVFTGPLIPQTTESSISDPGVLKALSLSNHRKKVFCSLGSVGSKELLQEIVAMLNSPQGLDLGGVIRVPKETCDLAEAKRMLHNRHMYMTDSFLPARHLCRQVDAVICHGGQGTLQTAIQGGAPVIGVAMQPEQEINLQHLADFGAAIKISRRHWNAVNIGTAVDRVLSEPGFRIQSRKLELIAENTDTEKIIGTRFWKVAGDPKRVRQNLPAVDL
- a CDS encoding lipopolysaccharide assembly protein LapA domain-containing protein, which translates into the protein MKNISLKQICAIAVLVIVVLFAFFNWHSVEVNFLIFSVRMPALVLILVSLVIGIAIGWIFKRSDVRKIVEEARAEAEQRLK